tcgaaaatcagccgaaaaggtattcgaataccttgatattcgaatacattcgaatattcgattcgttttggacaaccctgctaCTAAGGTAAGTAGATAGTTATTACTCATTGGGTTCTTGGCTGGAGCCTTGTTCTAAGCTAAGATATGAAAGCACCTCATGAAAAAGGCAGACTGCAACTCACGGAAAAAAATCAAATGTACATATAATGTACATATAATTATTGTTGCTATATttatatagaaataaaatattaaacactACGtcagtaaaaatatattataaagtaaattaatattgatgaattttgaatgaaatcggTTTTGTAGTTGCTTCATATAAGCATCGCAccatatatacaaattttaagTACACAAAGCCCATATTCCCAATTCAAGATATGAATGCTTTAGCAAGCTCTGCCGATTGTTAACTGATAATAAATTTTTGAGCAAAGGGTAATAAGATTTAAGCACGTGCTATGAAAGGGTTTTCAATAACAATCTGTTTGTATAATTTCCTCTTCTAGCTGTTTCTCTGATATTTTGTTCCCCTGACAATCTGTATAAAGTTGTTTTATCAATGTCATCAATTATTTATCAactgatttaaataattatacaaTATGATAACATCACTTGCTGCACACAATGAAACACAGCCAGTAAAACAGCACACAATAAAAATGTATGTTTCATATAATTACAGTGAGAGGAAATTGAAATGAGAACaaactaaaatatgaataaacttGATTAAATTACAAAAGCAAGTCCAACTGATTAAATGGAGAAATAATGGGAACTTCAAGCAGAAACTAATGTATATAAGCATATATGGTAGATAGTAAATAATATATGCATGCCTGTTGAAACATTGAAATACGGTACCTTTTTCATACAAAACATCTACAGTCATACACAATTCATTAGAAttgtggcgctccagaagtaccaatatggaggtaactaattttgttcgcctattctACATCAAATCGTgttaagggactgaaacctatgagccggggatatattcacttagctaacacagacagtatctgaactcgtaatagaaataaaatgaggaaaattggaataaaattatgacctaaccctaacctgatacacaaactACAGGAGTACCGGAATTCTTATTGCAATCGAGGCAGTGGACATAATCTCCATATCGGCCAAATCAGTCACTTTCTGCCACTGGCTTTTATCAAGATCGTACTTTTCAATAGAATAAGCGCCAGATGCATTTCCAACAGCAAACAAGTTGTTGTTAACAACACAAAGACTGAAAACAAATCTTGGAATTGTCATTGAAGTAAGATTTGTCCAAGTATTTTCATCTGGATTGAAGAATTCAGTACTAGATAGAACGGACCCATTCCACCCACCAGCAATATAGATTCGATCATCATATACAGCTGCAGCAGAAACTCGTCTGCCAACATTCATTGGTTTCACAGATGACCAAGATCCTACAGATGGAGAATATTTATCAACTTCTGCATCCCTGTTACGACCTCCAATAACATAAATCTCATCTCTAAATGTAACTAATGTACATTCAAAGGGTTCGATACTAGAACACTCAACATTCTCCCACTTGTTTTCATTGTTCTCGTATCGTTCCATTGTGTTCTCCCCACAAACATAAATGAAGTTGTTATGAACTGCAGCTCTAATATATTGTCCATGATCATTCATCATACTCTCCAGCTCAGTCCAACTCGATTCGGCTTCCCATACATTGACACCATAAACCTTTCTGTTTAGCAGgagaacaaaaacaaatttcttcaaataaacTGCAGTGTATTTGCCATCTAGCATGTTCTCATTGAGTTGTTTCAACTTATTGAATGTTTTGTCTATTGGGCAATACACTTGCAAAGCTTTGGATTTCTTATCAAAAAGCAAAACACCTCCATTATGAATAGGGGAAGACAAAGTAACAGTTACTTTTTCATCCTTTTCGGGTGATTTATTTGCCAAGTACAGTATTTTCATGAAATCTGCAAAACTTGAGCAAAACGAATCATTTCTGACTAAATATGACCCATAACTGGTAGAAATTTTGCCCATGTTAAGCTTCTTCACCATTTCTATAAAATACTCAGTTCGAGACTCAGTATCAGCTTTGATCCACTGTAAGAGAACCGTCAGTTTAGAATCTTCTGAATATGATGACCACCTACAAGTGATCAAAAACACGACATAATCTTTATCAAGTTCGTTGAATTCTGCTTCTTTTGTTATAGATCCAAGATGGATAATAGCAAATTCATCACATGATTCTTCTAAACCTTTCAAATTGAACTTTATTGCGAGTTGCCGAATGATGAAGAACGATTTAGGACCCAAGTTTGCTTTGAGAAATTCggcgattttttcacaaaatcttGACAATTGCATGATATTTGCAACATGGAGTAGTTGTTCACATTTCTCCAAAGTAATTGAAGCATTTCCAGTGTAAATGTAATCAAATCAAACATTCACAGAATCGACATCGACTTCCTTCATATCAACAATTCCTGTGTTGCTTTCCAAATTATCATGAAACAACATCGCATCAAAATAATCAGAACCAGCTGACATTACATTCTTGTGAACTGGAAATTCTTTTTTTCCAACTTTGATTGTAAAATCAGAAAGTCGCTTTTCTTTCCTCATATCATCAAGCTTTTGCATCATCAAATTATTGTGTTCATTATCTTGAATGCCAAAATCAGCAgccatgttgaatttattaCAATAAGCAAGTGTGATAAATATGATcttttttctgaaaatgaaatttaacaTTGCTGAAATATTTTTGCTTCTCATATTcactaaatataatatttttgtgtttcGTACAAAATTAAAGAATATAATAAATGAGTGTTTcgataataatttttcaagatCAATTCGGAAACTATGAACAAATCACAACTAATTATCACAGATATAGCTTagtatatacaaaaaaaaaaagtcaactcCATTTTGTACCATTAACATTTCTATCAtcaggataaaaaaaaaatagtttattattaaatatataaaaaaatatgatatcgATCAATGAATttgctttaaaaaaattgatcCATATGTTTGTTACAACAAGAGTTGAGTTGAGTGTACATAGGAATGGTAAACCATAACCAGACAGTAACATGAACCAACCTAAGACAGTGAGAAGTCCAGCAACCCTCTcatacagtggttcccaacccttTTCGGGGGATCgcagaacaaaattattttatgtgcgacttttttttctataaaatccTAATCAGtggtggaaaaaataaatttgtttatagacggaaaaattaaaaacgagAAACAATGGAAACTAATTTTTAAGTCCTTGGGTTGACTAATCCCAAACTAAAGTCTCCCTCTTCAGAACACTTTTATCAACAAAACCAATTGATTCTCAACCTCTTTTTATTGTCTTCCCCCTTTACATATTTACAGATTTATTCCTCCCTCCCTCTCCATGAAtactatattatttattgaatttctTATTGACTGCTCCCCAATGTAATAATGCGCAAGCTGCATTCtcatttttttacagtttttgatcatcacaaaaaatgaattaatatttGTGCTACACAAAGCGaagtacatatatataaaaatagtaaaattccTATCTTGAGCAGAATTCTTCCCCGGTTGGGAAGCATTGCAATGGATGTATAATTTTACCCCTTGTGCgtttgaatattatttgacaAGAAACTTTGTGGTCATGGCAGTAAATTTTTGTAGAAGTGGCAGCTTCAAATTTTCATCTAAtacgtttttaatttttttgatggCATGTACATTTCGCAACTGTAAGGGCCCTCGTTTTCATTCCctaatatcaattcaattgttgGAAATTTAAAATCTACAGAAGGCAAACTCTCTATGGAATGAGTAACATAAAAGTACGAGTTATGCATTTTCCAGGACTGCCCAGGCCGATTTTGACTCCTGGTATTTTCCGGTCGAAAGCCAATCCAACCCCATTAAGTCGGTTTGAAAAGTTAAGTCTTGTAAATCGgcctaataaataaaaatacgatACTCAGCAAATAGTATTGAGTGCTCTCAAAGAcagttataaaaaaatttaattttagggaTAACAtggtaatttaaaataattgatagtATTTGAATTGATTCAAGATACATATTTTACAGAAACGCACCAAATCTTAATATCCTTTCTTCTGAAGGACCTTATTATTATCCGGGCAAAAAAAGTTGggaaacca
The genomic region above belongs to Styela clava chromosome 13, kaStyClav1.hap1.2, whole genome shotgun sequence and contains:
- the LOC144431237 gene encoding kelch-like protein 38, which translates into the protein MQLSRFCEKIAEFLKANLGPKSFFIIRQLAIKFNLKGLEESCDEFAIIHLGSITKEAEFNELDKDYVVFLITCRWSSYSEDSKLTVLLQWIKADTESRTEYFIEMVKKLNMGKISTSYGSYLVRNDSFCSSFADFMKILYLANKSPEKDEKVTVTLSSPIHNGGVLLFDKKSKALQVYCPIDKTFNKLKQLNENMLDGKYTAVYLKKFVFVLLLNRKVYGVNVWEAESSWTELESMMNDHGQYIRAAVHNNFIYVCGENTMERYENNENKWENVECSSIEPFECTLVTFRDEIYVIGGRNRDAEVDKYSPSVGSWSSVKPMNVGRRVSAAAVYDDRIYIAGGWNGSVLSSTEFFNPDENTWTNLTSMTIPRFVFSLCVVNNNLFAVGNASGAYSIEKYDLDKSQWQKVTDLADMEIMSTASIAIRIPVLL
- the LOC144431239 gene encoding kelch-like protein 12 — protein: MRSKNISAMLNFIFRKKIIFITLAYCNKFNMAADFGIQDNEHNNLMMQKLDDMRKEKRLSDFTIKVGKKEFPVHKNVMSAGSDYFDAMLFHDNLESNTGIVDMKEVDVDSVNV